The Kwoniella bestiolae CBS 10118 chromosome 4, complete sequence region gatttggatttggatatACCAGACGACGAAGttgacagctcacctcatgaCCAAGAAGGCAAAGCGAAAAGAGGAGATAACGAAAGTAAAGGAAAGAAATTGGGTAAAGTCCCTGAAGCAccttatcatccttccctccGACCAGCTGGAATCAGGGAGATGGAACGAAGAGAAAGAGCTAGAATAGAACCACAATCTCCATCTACACCAAAGCGAAAGGACATCTTGTCGTCACCCGATCGTGGAGATGAGCGAGAAGCACCGCTGTTTGACGTGCATCATAGCTCGTCCCTTACGGGTAGTTCGTTGACTTCTTCATCTATGGGGAAGACTCCTGGATCTACTAGGGATTGGTGGGATGGTTTGGGCAAGAGAAGGGGGAGCGAGTTTGGTACGATGGAATAGTTGTCTTTGGTATGTAAGATATTGTCTGTCTTAGGATTTCGAAGGGAAGGGATCAGTCAATGTTGGAAAATTAGGTATGGGGAGTGTTTTGTAGGAATGCTTTGTATACATTATGTTGATACTTTACATTaatatcattatcattatcatacCTCTCATGGAGAGAGGCTTTCTGTAATTATATGTACTCGGATTGTTTGACACATAGTTTGAGAAGTCACGAAGCAATCATGCGTGATATTCTGGATGATCTACTGAATCTGAGATCCGTGATCTGATCAGCGAGGCGCCTATCCAACTCTAAGCGCTTGTACTGATCTAATTCAGATTCGATATTTCAGCTGACCACTCGACCTCCATGACAAGTCTCTGATAGACTTTAGATGCTCCTTCAATGTTGCTGCTGCACCGATCGGTCTTCTATCTGATGAGTCAGATGAGGAAATATGTTACACCTTTCACGGTAAAGCCGTCTTTCAACTACCATTTACACAGGAGGTGCTATAGCTCGAGGTTCATGGTCCGCCCGGTGATGTCCTTACGTAACAAAGCGGCTACGCTTAATTCGAATGATGGAATAGCCGCTCGACGACTGTTTTCTTGCTCTGCCAGTGTAAGTTAGATAGATGACTGTGATTTGATTCTTGTCAACCTTGTTTCTTTTTCATTtacatcttctcttctccagTATAACTGAGACAACTGTACATAAAAGAGAGAACATAACTTCTCACCAGAGCAAAGTCCTCTAGATCATCCAATCTAGAATAATCGATCATCTCGGATCCAActcctttcatcccatccaactATCATCTGATCAGAGCATCTCACCAACGACTGAACAACGAACTCTTTCAATATCAAAGATCATTGCAATACAAGCAACATGTCCCCAGTAGCTATCAACACTCCCAACGCACCTGCCCAACCTGTTGGCGGCAAGGCCAAATTCTCGACTCAGCAGATCATTAATCTCGAGCATGAGTATTCTGCGTGAGTCTTCGTCTgctctcattcctcattgATCAGTAATCTGCGATTTGATGGCTAAATAATATAACGAGCTGAACTGATATGTTTTTCGTACAGTCACAACTATCACCCCTTGCCTGTGTAagtcatctaccatctcagTCTCGGATGACCGAGATCGCACACCGCAAATACAGGAGATATGCTGGTTATCCTCCTCCATGAAGAAGCAGAGCTAATTTATCCTTTTGCTGACCATATAGCTGCTTCGAAAGAGGTGAAGGTGCGCATGTGTGGGATCCCGAGGGAAATGAATACCTTGATTTCTTAGCTGCTTACTCGTGAGTGGATTACTACTCCAGCATCACTCGTCGTCCCTTTCTGCTAGTCTTTTATCGTGTATTGACCTTAGTCCATTCACCCAGAGCCGTCAACCAAGGTCATTGTCACCCTGATATCTGTGAGTGCACCGCACAATCCTAACTGATTCGACTTCTTCAATAGATCATTACTGATACTCTACACTATATGGCAGTACAAACCCTCATAACCCAAGCTTCCaagctcaccctctcctcacGAGCATTCTACTCTTCCAACCTCGGCCCATTCGCCGAGAAAATAACCAAGATGTTCGGCTTCGACATGGTCCTCCCCATGAACACCGGTGCCGAGGCCGTCGAGACAGCCATCAAACTTGCCAGAAAATGGGGATACGAAAAGAAGGGGATCAAAGAGGGTAAAGCCAAGGTCCTCAGTGTAGAGGGTAATTTCCACGGAAGGACCATCGGTATCATCTCGATGTCGACTGATCCGGAATCGAGGAATGGGTTTGGACCGTTCCTTGATAATGTGGGCCCACAGTGGGATACGGGATTGATCAGGTATAATCACCCTGAGGACCTTGAGAGGACGCTGGAGAAGTATGGGGACGAGGTGGCGGCGTTTTTGGTGGAGCCTATTCAGGGTGAAgctgggtgagttgggtgaACTTCCCTCGATACATTGAGAACTTGGATTTTACCATTCAT contains the following coding sequences:
- a CDS encoding ornithine-oxo-acid transaminase; protein product: MSPVAINTPNAPAQPVGGKAKFSTQQIINLEHEYSAHNYHPLPVCFERGEGAHVWDPEGNEYLDFLAAYSAVNQGHCHPDILQTLITQASKLTLSSRAFYSSNLGPFAEKITKMFGFDMVLPMNTGAEAVETAIKLARKWGYEKKGIKEGKAKVLSVEGNFHGRTIGIISMSTDPESRNGFGPFLDNVGPQWDTGLIRYNHPEDLERTLEKYGDEVAAFLVEPIQGEAGIYVPDDGYLAKIHEICKKYNVLLICDEIQTGLARTGKMLCYEWDNIKPDMVILGKALSGGMYPVSCVMASKEIMLCIKPGEHGSTYGGNPLGCAVAMTALDVLVNENLVERSQKLGEIFRSELAKLNSPFIKIIRGRGLFNGVVIDEKASKKGRTAWQLCLLMKSKGLLAKPTHVNIIRFAPPLVISEEDVYKATRIIAESLEEFDVIEQIPGDEGEEHDAVIELED